In the Nicotiana tabacum cultivar K326 chromosome 16, ASM71507v2, whole genome shotgun sequence genome, one interval contains:
- the LOC107777924 gene encoding uncharacterized protein LOC107777924 yields MAAKKRPSKVAPAKGTAVNSPESSINNPKPKSDDSSPIAPAKVLLIFKISLIFLIPYFYLIFYHYKIESELRRSILINAVISLIGFFGTVTMIPVASKYMLRRGLFGLDINKKGTPQGSIKVPESLGLIVGGVFLVVAILFQTFNFTADSNWLVEYNAALSSICFMMLLGFVDDVLDVPWRVKLLLPSIAALPLLMAYAGHTTIIIPKPLVSYVGLEILDLGRIYKLYMWLLAIFCTNSINIHAGINGLEVGQTVVIAAAILIHNIMQIGASADPEYKQAHAFSIYLVQPMLATSLGLLSFNWYPSSVFVGDTFTYFAGMTMAVAGILGHFSETLLIFFLPQVLNFLLSLPQLAGIIPCPRHRLPKFDPQTGLLTGTNDGTLVNFFLRQLGRMSEQSLCVVLLVFQAICCCFCFLLRWLLTGWYK; encoded by the exons ATGGCAGCTAAAAAACGGCCGTCAAAGGTGGCGCCGGCGAAAGGAACCGCCGTAAATTCGCCGGAATCATCCATAAACAATCCAAAACCTAAATCGGATGACTCGTCACCCATAGCGCCGGCGAAAGTTTTGTTAATTTTCAAAATCTCTTTAATATTCTTAATCCCGTATTTTTACTTGATATTTTATCACTATAAGATCGAATCGGAGCTCCGGCGATCGATTCTCATCAATGCGGTAATTAGTTTGATCGGATTCTTCGGAACGGTAACTATGATTCCTGTTGCGTCTAAGTATATGTTGAGAAGgggtttgtttggattggatatCAACAAAAAAGGCACTCCTCAAGGCTCTATCAAAGt ACCTGAGTCACTAGGTCTTATTGTTGGGGGTGTGTTCTTGGTCGTTGCGATCTTGTTTCAAACTTTCAACTTCACAGCTGATTCAAAT TGGCTTGTTGAGTACAATGCTGCATTATCTTCAATCTGCTTCATGATGCTGCTTGGGTTTGTGGATGATGTCCTTGATGTACCTTGGAGAGT GAAACTGCTATTACCCTCCATTGCAGCCCTTCCGTTGTTGATGGCATATGCTGGGCATACAACTATTATTATACCAAAGCCCCTTGTATCATATGTTGGATTAGAGATCTTGGATCTAG GACGGATCTACAAATTATATATGTGGCTACTGGCTATATTTTGCACAAATTCTATCAATATCCACGCTGGTATCAATGGCCTTGAAGTTGGGCAGACAGTCGTTATTGCAGCAGCT ATTTTGATACACAACATCATGCAAATTGGGGCATCTGCTGATCCTGAATACAAACAAGCCCATGCCTTCTCTATTTACCTTGTTCAGCCAATGCTTGCCACTTCCTTGGGTTTACTTTCATTCAACTG GTATCCTTCCTCAGTTTTCGTTGGTGATACCTTTACATATTTTGCTGGAATGACCATGGCAGTGGCTGGAATCTTGGGTCACTTTAG TGAAACACTGCTTATATTCTTTTTGCCGCAAGTCCTGAACTTCCTACTATCACTACCTCAg CTAGCTGGTATtataccttgtccaaggcatcggCTACCTAA GTTTGACCCTCAGACTGGCTTATTGACCGGAACAAATGATGGGACACTAGTGAACTTTTTCTTAAGGCAATTGGGCAGAATGTCGGAACAGTCCCTTTGTGTTGTGCTACTGGTTTTCCAG GCCATTTGCTGCTGCTTCTGTTTTCTGTTGAGGTGGCTCCTTACAGGATGGTATAAATGA
- the LOC107800703 gene encoding U4/U6 small nuclear ribonucleoprotein PRP4-like protein encodes MDAEEEIPASTAEPSTLVGDNSTVVNAIGAINLQPVPPVTPPVAPTVILPAVVPAIAPTPAVPTPIPPPLAPLPVRPPVLRPPVAQNGEVQASDSDSDEEMGSDRGTGGSVQEYEISEESRIVRERQEKAMQELLMKRRAAALAVPTNDMAVRARLRRLGEPITLFGEREMERRDRLRMLMARLDAEGQLEKLMKAHEDEEAAASAAPAEEEDIQYPFYTEGSKALLDARVEIAKYSLVKSALRLHRARRKRNDPDEDVDAEVDWALKQAGSLALDCSEIGDDRPLWGCSLSHDGKMLATCSLSGIAKLWSMPQVQKLSTLKGHTERATDVVFSPTSNYLATASADKTAKLWNSEGSLLRTFEGHLDRVARIAFHPCGKYLGTASFDKTWRLWDVESGEELLLQEGHSRSVYGLSFHHDGSLVASCGLDALVRVWDLRSGRSILALEGHVKPVLGVSFSPNGYHLASGGEDNTCRIWDLRQRKSLYIIPAHSNLISQVKFEPQEGYFLVTASYDTTAKVWSSRDFKPVKTLSGHEAKVTSLDVAGDGQHIVTVSHDRTIKLWSGKNIEKEEKMDTD; translated from the exons ATGGATGCTGAGGAGGAAATTCCTGCTTCAACTGCAGAACCTTCGACTCTAGTTGGTGATAATTCGACTGTGGTTAATGCTATAGGAGCGATTAACCTTCAACCAGTTCCACCTGTCACTCCGCCGGTTGCTCCAACAGTTATCCTTCCTGCAGTTGTGCCTGCAATTGCTCCAACGCCTGCAGTCCCTACCCCCATTCCTCCCCCATTAGCTCCATTGCCTGTTCGTCCACCTGTCCTTAGGCCTCCAGTAGCACAGAATGGAGAAGTGCAAGCGAGCGATTCAGATTCTGATGAAGAAATGGGATCTGATCGTGGTACTGGGGGCTCAGTCCAAGAATATGAGATATCTGAGGAGAGCAGAATAGTAAGGGAGAGGCAGGAGAAAGCCATGCAGGAGCTTCTGATGAAGCGACGTGCAGCTGCGCTAGCTGTTCCTACAAATGATATGGCAGTTCGAGCTCGCCTTCGGCGGCTTGGTGAGCCTATAACTCTCTTTGGCGAAAGGGAGATGGAAAGAAGGGACCGTCTGCGGATGCTTATGGCGAGGCTTGATGCAGAAGGACAGCTGGAAAAGCTGATGAAAGCGCATGAGGATGAAGAAGCTGCAGCTTCTGCTGCACCAGCAGAGGAGGAGGATATTCAGTACCCCTTCTACACTGAAGGATCAAAAGCACTTTTAGATGCCAGGGTAGAAATTGCAAAGTATTCTTTAGTTAAGTCAGCATTACGTCTCCACCGTGCAAGGAGGAAAAGGAACGATCCAGATGAAGATGTGGATGCAGAGGTTGATTGGGCTTTAAAGCAAGCAGGGAGCCTCGCCCTTGATTGCAGTGAAATTGGAGACGATCGACCCCTTTGGGGATGCTCGCTTTCACATGATGGAAAGATGCTTGCTACCTG TTCTCTGAGTGGAATTGCAAAGTTATGGAGTATGCCTCAAGTGCAAAAGCTTTCCACTCTAAAGGGTCACACTGAACGAGCTACTGATGTTGTGTTCTCTCCAACAAGCAATTATTTAGCTACTGCATCTGCTGATAAGACTGCAAAGTTATGGAACTCGGAAGGGTCTCTTCTCAGGACATTTGAGGGACATTTGGACCGTGTAGCTCGGATTGCCTTCCATCCTTGTGGGAAGTACTTGGGCACAGCTAGCTTTGACAAAACTTGGAGATTATGGGATGTAGAAAGTGGTGAAGAGTTGCTTTTGCAAGAAGGTCACAGTAGGAGTGTGTATGGATTGTCGTTTCACCATGATGGTTCATTGGTAGCATCATGTGGGCTGGATGCACTTGTTCGAGTGTGGGATTTAAGGAGTGGACGAAGTATTCTTGCTCTGGAAGGTCATGTAAAACCG GTTCTGGGTGTCAGCTTTTCTCCCAATGGTTATCATTTGGCAAGTGGTGGTGAAGATAATACATGCCGTATTTGGGACTTAAGGCAGAGAAAATCTTTGTACATAATTCCTGCTCACTCCAATCTTATTTCTCAAGTTAAATTTGAACCTCAGGAGGGATACTTTTTGGTTACAGCGTCCTATGATACGACGGCTAAG GTATGGTCATCAAGGGATTTCAAACCTGTGAAGACACTATCTGGTCATGAAGCAAAAGTCACGTCATTGGATGTAGCGGGAG ATGGGCAACACATTGTCACTGTATCTCATGATCGAACAATCAAGCTATGGTCAGGCAAAAACATTGAGAAGGAAGAGAAAATGGATACCGACTAG
- the LOC107800702 gene encoding putative inactive purple acid phosphatase 16, with amino-acid sequence MSLPFHISIVFLIFLIFRLILTVHSDNTTLHVQPGSSSFKIVLFADLHFGEDTWTDWGPRQDVNSIKVMSTVLDQEHPDFVVYLGDIVTANNIPIKNASLYWDQAISPTRDRGIPWSSVFGNHDDMYFEWPMEWFSSTGIPPLHCRVNVSRPPESEGVCSFKGTTRSELMMNELEMNKLSYSKFGPKDLWPSISNYVLKLSSANNPESVIAYMYFLDSGGGSYPEVISSAQAEWFNRTSQEINPNSRVPEIIFWHIPSQAYKEVAPRSDAHGNCIGSLFMEEVAAQEAEMGMMQLLEGRSSVKAVFVGHNHGLDWCCPYKKLWLCYARHSGYGGYGNWPRGARILEITQQPFSLKSWIRMQDGHVHSEVLLNS; translated from the exons ATGTCTCTTCCATTTCATATATCCATCGTCTTCTTAATCTTTCTGATTTTCCGATTAATCCTGACCGTCCATTCAGATAATACTACTCTACATGTACAGCCAGGTTCTTCATCGTTTAAGATTGTTCTTTTTGCTGACTTGCATTTTGGAGAGGACACGTGGACGGATTGGGGCCCACGTCAAGATGTGAACTCCATTAAAGTTATGTCTACTGTGCTTGATCAAGAACACCCAG ACTTTGTAGTTTATCTTGGCGATATCGTTACAGCCAACAATATACCAATAAAAAATGCAAGTTTATACTGGGATCAAGCGATCTCTCCAACCAGAGATAGGGGAATTCCATGGTCTAGCGTGTTCGGAAACCATGACGATATGTACTTTGAGTGGCCAATGGAGTGGTTTTCATCCACTGGAATTCCTCCTCTTCATTGTCGAGTGAACGTTTCCCGCCCTCCTGAATCTGAAG GTGTTTGCAGCTTCAAGGGCACAACGCGTTCGGAGCTGATGATGAATGAACTAGAGATGAACAAATTATCTTACTCAAAATTCGGTCCTAAAGATTTGTGGCCAAGTATTTCCAACTATGTCCTTAAgctttcatctgcaaataacccTGAATCAGTCATAGCATACATGTATTTCTTAGATTCTGGCGGTGGTTCATACCCTGAGGTTATATCAAGTGCCCAAGCGGAATGGTTCAATCGCACATCTCAAGAGATCAATCCTAACTCAAG GGTGCCTGAGATAATATTTTGGCATATACCAAGCCAAGCTTATAAGGAGGTTGCTCCAAGGTCTGATGCACATGGGAATTGTATTGGCTCGCTGTTTATGGAGGAAGTCGCTGCTCAAGAAGCTGAAATGGGAATGATGCAGCTTCTTGAAGGAAGGTCTTCTGTGAAG GCTGTGTTTGTAGGTCATAACCATGGATTGGACTGGTGTTGCCCCTACAAGAAGCTGTGGCTGTGCTACGCTCGCCACTCGGGTTATGGAGGGTATGGAAACTGGCCAAGAGGAGCTAGGATTTTGGAGATAACACAGCAACCATTTTCTTTAAAGTCATGGATTCGAATGCAAGATGGTCATGTGCACAGTGAAGTCCTCTTGAATTCTTGA
- the LOC107800709 gene encoding protein IQ-DOMAIN 12 translates to MGKRRNWFTFVKRLLFIPEAKPKAEKKLRRWKWFLRRLKYQHCPPAIEAPQKTLIIEATEQQRKHALAVALATAAAAEAAVAAANAAAEVVRLTNAPYELDRKRKNAAIRIQTAYRAHLARKALSAMKGLVKLQAVIRGELVRRRLVAKLKCMLPFQMSKPRVYHIRVPTVEEYYESIEKKLDSSPEGNMNSNELKLKCNSQRTWDFSLASKEALCLRRQEAIAKRERMMKYSFSHRERRNDHVLHEPLFNKENRRSSRFDQWAELEAPRKAEIFEQLRSFADSNTIPLGDMNQMAQLKMREARKQDFIEDLNSPSSLPRRSFSHVKQKSIGEDSSLPSSPMIPTYMAATESAKAKTRSMSTPKQRLMLHETYLGQCSPHMLKHTSWTSFNGEVNSITTKSEISQQTAINVKGFCRG, encoded by the exons ATGGGAAAGAGAAGAAATTGGTTTACATTTGTGAAAAGACTACTTTTCATTCCTGAGGCAAAACCAAAAGCTgaaaag aAACTAAGGAGATGGAAATGGTTTTTGAGAAGGTTAAAATACCAGCATTGTCCTCCAGCAATTGAAGCACCTCAGAAAACACTAATAATTGAGGCAACAGAACAGCAGAGGAAACATGCTTTGGCTGTTGCTCTGGCAACAGCAGCTGCAGCTGAGGCTGCTGTAGCTGCTGCCAATGCTGCAGCTGAAGTTGTCCGACTTACTAATGCTCCGTATGAGCTCGATAGGAAACGGAAGAATGCCGCCATTAGAATCCAAACCGCTTATCGCGCACACCTT GCAAGGAAAGCATTAAGTGCAATGAAGGGACTCGTGAAGCTTCAAGCAGTGATCCGAGGTGAACTTGTGAGACGAAGACTCGTTGCCAAATTGAAGTGCATGCTGCCATTTCAAATGTCAAAGCCGCGAGTTTATCATATCAGAGTTCCTACTGTTGAAGAATACTATGAGAGTATCGAAAAGAAACTTGATAGTAGTCCAGAGGGAAACATGAATTCTAATGAATTAAAA CTAAAATGCAACAGCCAAAGGACTTGGGATTTCAGTTTGGCTTCAAAAGAAGCCTTGTGTTTAAGAAGACAAGAAGCCATTGCCAAAAGAGAGCGTATGATGAAATACTCGTTTTCACATCGG GAGCGGAGAAATGATCATGTTCTGCACGAACCATTATTCAATAAGGAAAATCGTAGGAGCAGCAGGTTCGATCAATGGGCAGAACTTGAAGCACCAAGAAAAGCAGAAATATTTGAGCAACTGAGGTCATTTGCAGACTCAAATACTATTCCTCTAGGTGACATGAACCAGATGGCACAACTCAAAATGAGAGAAGCGCGTAAACAAGATTTCATAGAGGACTTAAATTCTCCGTCATCGCTACCAAGGAGATCATTTTCTCATGTGAAACAGAAATCAATTGGTGAAGATAGCTCTTTACCAAGTTCTCCTATGATTCCTACTTACATGGCTGCTACAGAATCTGCAAAAGCAAAGACTAGATCAATGAGCACACCGAAGCAACGGCTAATGTTGCATGAAACATATTTAGGTCAATGTTCTCCTCACATGCTCAAGCATACTTCTTGGACTTCATTTAATGGTGAAGTGAACAGCATTACCACAAAGAGTGAAATCTCTCAGCAGACAGCTATAAATGTAAAAGGGTTTTGTCGCGGTTGA